One part of the Hydra vulgaris chromosome 01, alternate assembly HydraT2T_AEP genome encodes these proteins:
- the LOC136074622 gene encoding uncharacterized protein LOC136074622, with product MDRFLIPSTRRPSSAMSLSDEEQVCEGTTSREVSPLTQENVASLARTDISSQGDNQIAHNSRTSRTSLSEPLPFVLQYIKSYFGPGKGSLKMKYKATMCNKEISYAASSYNNLKVHYKTQHPLDYPAFVAALSAGSKRGRHSSGASDTSEGGVLPPAKKQKSIEYALKEKLDQKKALNLYYNFFIKDIVPAHLTDSPALRDFLKLLNPNFIVPSRRKLSRDIAVRGEEAKCILTNLLAKVSYVATTADSWSAHNRAFIGMTVHYIDPVNLDRKNAILGIKEIKVQQTGAYLARVMLDLHQKFGISTKVISTTTDNGANYVAACKILLGGDTEEGEEEFEEEDCDPDLDSDEAVVMTILVEDLLEEWMDDEVCKELPKHRRCAAHTVNLMATSDISKVPGWNYGGRAPFTKTDGKAQGLWNCQNRRTVAANQIKEAIGKKLQTPGVTRWNSYYDSCAALLEVLEDRDMMEKLNAVMLKQSLPYLYSTDKDLLAQYCKIMKPVATCLDTLQSEANVYMGILLPTIKLMKDQVAGSRRDNSIVEGQALITYLLENPQNPRVALKGRFEKMFEDKDLLVATALHPHFKLSVVGYLNPALKGDIKRQIVRQMVIRASPGEETGGETGQMQKEDEEDPFKYMRDDDDLLARKGVLEEDIEKAYDEWNRIRVNSKLRVSYDQFPLLHRVACKVESNYGDVDDIAVENSLYSSIDTLTSTKDFLYEWSLKYYIKDDAFNALLFHLNKFTPSIPKCRQTLQKSLQKVNVLYVSGGDYIYLGVESAIDYYISTVGNKENCKY from the exons ATGGACAGATTTTTGATCCCTTCTACAAGGCGGCCTTCTAGCGCCATGAGCCTAAGTGATGAAGAGCAAGTCTGTGAAGGCACTACCAGCCGGGAAGTCAGCCCGTTAACACAGGAAAATGTCGCTTCTTTAGCCAGGACTGACATATCCAGTCAGGGGGACAACCAGATTGCTCATAACAGCAGAACCAGCAGGACCAGCTTGTCCGAGCCCCTGCCCTTTGTCTTACAGTACATCAAATCCTACTTTGGACCAGGCAAAGGCAGTTTGAAGATGAAGTACAAGGCCACAATGTGCAACAAGGAGATCAGCTACGCAGCGTCCTCTTACAACAACCTCAAGGTCCACTACAAAACACAGCACCCTCTGGATTATCCGGCCTTCGTTGCTGCCCTGAGCGCCGGCTCCAAGCGTGGCAGACACTCTTCTGGAGCAag tgaCACTTCAGAAGGCGGGGTCCTTCCTCCTGCgaagaaacaaaaaagcatCGAGTACGCTTTGAAAGAGAAACTTGACCAGAAAAAGGCCCTTAATCTCTACTATAACTTCTTCATCAAAGACATTGTGCCCGCTCACCTGACAGACTCTCCTGCCTTGAGGGATTTTTTGAAACTGCTGAATCCAAACTTCATTGTCCCTTCCAGGAGGAAGCTCAGCAGGGACATAGCCGTGAGAGGAGAGGAGGCCAAATGCATCCTGACCAATCTCCTGGCAAAAGTCAGCTATGTGGCGACCACAGCAGACAGCTGGAGCGCCCACAACAGGGCCTTTATTGGAATGACAGTGCATTATATCGACCCTGTCAACCTCGACAGAAAAAATGCTATCCTGGGCATAAAGGAGATAAAAGTCCAGCAAACTGGTGCCTACCTCGCCAGGGTCATGCTCGACCTGCACCAGAAGTTCGGCATCTCCACTAAGGTCATCAGCACAACAACTGACAATGGTGCTAACTATGTTGCCGCCTGCAAGATCCTGCTGGGTGGAGATACAGAGGAGGGTGAAGAGGAGTTTGAAGAG GAGGATTGTGACCCTGACCTTGACTCTGATGAGGCTGTTGTCATGACCATCTTGGTGGAGGACCTCCTGGAGGAGTGGATGGATGATGAGGTCTGCAAAGAGCTGCCCAAGCACCGCCGCTGTGCAGCCCACACAGTCAACTTGATGGCAACATCAGACATTAGCAAG GTGCCAGGCTGGAACTATGGTGGGAGGGCTCCCTTCACTAAGACAGATGGCAAGGCACAGGGATTGTGGAATTGTCAGAACAGGAGGACAGTGGCGGCCAATCAGATCAAGGAGGCCATCGGTAAAAAGCTTCAGACACCAGGGGTGACACGCTGGAACTCATACTACGATTCCTGTGCTGCTCTGCTTGAGGTGCTGGAGGACCGAGATATGATGGAAAAGCTGAATGCTGTAATGCTTAAGCAAAGCTTGCCTTATTTGTACAGTACTGATAAGGACCTGCTCGCTCAGTACTGCAAGATAATGAAACCGGTTGCAACATGCCTGGACACTTTGCAGTCTGAAGCGAATGTCTATATGGGCATTCTCCTGCCTACTATTAAGCTGATGAAGGACCAAGTAGCAGGCTCGAGGAGGGATAACAGCATTGTTGAGGGGCAGGCGTTGATAACATACCTGCTGGAGAACCCTCAAAATCCACGTGTGGCCTTGAAGGGGAGGTTTGAGAAGATGTTTGAGGATAAGGACCTTCTAGTGGCCACTGCCCTCCACCCCCATTTCAAGCTAAGTGTGGTTGGGTATCTTAACCCAGCCTTGAAAGGTGACATCAAGAGGCAAATTGTCAGACAGATGGTGATCAGGGCCAGCCCTGGAGAAGAGACTGGTGGAGAGACTGGCCAGATGCAGAAAGAAGATGAGGAGGACCCCTTCAAGTACATGAGGGACGACGACGATCTGTTGGCAAGAAAGGGTGTCCTTGAGGAGGACATTGAAAAAGCTTACGATGAGTGGAACAGAATCAGAGTGAACAGTAAACTACGTGTCTCTTATGACCAGTTCCCCCTGCTCCACAGAGTTGCCTG taaaGTTGAATCTAATTATGGTGATGTTGATGACATTGCAGttgaaaatagtttatatagtAGTATTGATACTCTAACttcaacaaaagattttttatatgaatggtcattaaaatactatataaaagATGATGCttttaatgcacttttatttcacttaaataaatttactccaTCTATACCGAAATGCAGGCAGACATTACAAAAATCTCttcaaaaagttaatgttttatatGTCAGTGGAGGCGATTATATATATCTTGGAGTTGAAAGTgcaattgattattatatatcaacAGTTGGAAATAAGGAAAATTGTAAGTATTAA
- the LOC136074623 gene encoding uncharacterized protein LOC136074623, whose amino-acid sequence MYNSKKTSIWSILFTIKRKGPPAVAIWYGQGKPNYLNEYSEDFILEMKKLQTNGYKQLHVTIKALVCDAPARAFVKCIIAHSGYHCCERCMAVGTQKHGVRLLETTTLLRTDMAFKNNLYKEEGHQHESLFPLVQLNFPMEIGLPLDYMHLIMY is encoded by the coding sequence ATGTACAATAGTAAAAAGACTTCCATTTGGTCTATACTATTTACGATTAAAAGAAAAGGACCACCTGCGGTTGCAATTTGGTATGGTCAGGGAAAACCAAACTATTTGAATGAGTACTCTGAAGATTTTATTcttgaaatgaaaaaattgcaAACTAATGGGTATAAACAGCTGCATGTGACTATTAAAGCTTTAGTTTGTGATGCGCCTGCAAGAGCATTTGTTAAATGCATTATAGCACATAGTGGCTACCATTGCTGTGAAAGATGTATGGCAGTTGGCACACAAAAACATGGCGTAAGATTGTTGGAAACAACTACATTACTTCGTACTGACAtggcttttaaaaataatttgtataaagaaGAAGGTCACCAACATGAGAGTCTTTTTCCACTTGTTCAGTTAAATTTCCCAATGGAAATTGGACTCCCATTGGACTATATGCACCTTATAATGTATTAG